A single Paraburkholderia sp. D15 DNA region contains:
- a CDS encoding ionic transporter y4hA has protein sequence MTTPATALPRWTLAAPFVAWIVLGLAYALPGNGLLLALVGVALCAAVFTAVHHAEVVAHRVGEPFGTLVLAVAVTVIEVALIVSVMLTSGPEKAGLARDTVFAAVMIVCNGIVGICLLVGGIRHREQDFQSRGASAALAVLASLSVLTLVMPNYTTTSVGPILSSSQLAFAGVSSLVLYGVFVFVQTVRHRDYFLADVPDEDVHAAPPTVGVALAAGGLLLVCLVAVVLLAKVLSPIVETAVQNAGAPAAVVGIVIAALVLLPEGLAAVRAARADRLQNSLNLALGSALASIGLTIPTVAAVFLWNGQPLMLGIDGKETVLLILTLLVGTLTLSSGRTTILQGAVHLSLFAAYLFLSFAP, from the coding sequence ATGACCACGCCCGCGACCGCTCTGCCCCGCTGGACCCTTGCCGCGCCGTTCGTCGCGTGGATCGTGCTCGGCCTCGCCTATGCGCTGCCCGGCAACGGGCTGCTGCTTGCGCTGGTCGGCGTGGCGCTGTGCGCGGCCGTGTTCACGGCGGTCCATCACGCGGAAGTGGTCGCGCATCGGGTCGGCGAGCCGTTCGGCACGCTGGTGCTGGCAGTGGCGGTCACCGTGATCGAGGTCGCGCTGATCGTCTCGGTGATGCTCACCTCCGGCCCCGAAAAAGCCGGCCTCGCGCGCGACACGGTGTTCGCGGCGGTCATGATCGTGTGCAACGGGATCGTCGGCATCTGTCTGCTGGTGGGCGGCATCCGCCATCGCGAGCAGGATTTTCAGAGCCGTGGGGCGTCGGCGGCGCTGGCCGTGCTGGCGTCGCTCTCCGTGCTGACGCTCGTCATGCCGAACTACACGACCACCAGCGTCGGGCCGATCCTGTCGTCGTCGCAACTGGCGTTCGCGGGCGTGTCGTCGCTGGTGCTGTACGGCGTGTTCGTATTCGTGCAGACCGTGCGCCATCGCGACTATTTCCTCGCCGACGTGCCCGACGAAGACGTTCACGCGGCGCCGCCGACCGTCGGCGTTGCGCTCGCGGCGGGCGGGCTGCTGCTGGTGTGCCTCGTCGCCGTCGTGCTGCTCGCGAAGGTGCTGTCGCCGATCGTCGAAACCGCCGTGCAGAATGCCGGCGCGCCGGCGGCCGTGGTCGGCATCGTGATCGCGGCGCTGGTGCTGTTGCCCGAGGGGCTCGCAGCCGTGCGCGCGGCGCGCGCCGACCGTTTGCAGAACAGCCTGAACCTCGCGCTCGGTTCGGCGCTGGCAAGTATCGGCCTGACGATTCCGACGGTGGCCGCGGTGTTTCTGTGGAACGGTCAACCGCTGATGCTGGGGATCGACGGCAAGGAAACCGTGCTGCTGATTCTCACGCTACTGGTGGGGACGCTCACGCTCAGCAGCGGACGCACGACAATTCTGCAGGGCGCCGTGCATCTGTCGCTGTTCGCGGCGTATCTGTTCCTGTCGTTTGCGCCTTGA
- a CDS encoding LysR substrate-binding domain-containing protein, which produces MRRLPPLNALQIFETVARHRSFTRAADHLCLTQGAVSRQIIALEDYYKFPLFKRHAKGLTLTAEGEMLLPVVKESFARIEEISSRLTRQRTDLALKVPTCVMRWMLPKIMRFQAEYPELHVQITTTWQHDIDFQSEPFDAAIIYGSSPGAGVQAVPLFEERLTPVCAPDLLNGKPLARVADLARHTLLHPTRDHRDWKMWLAKAAEHGAQSHADPDIEVENGATVDPELGPSFDTLDMATNAALQGFGVAISDLALIEDDVAARRLVRPFDTVLKTGWRYYFVYPDSVAHQPKLNLFRDWIAAHWEE; this is translated from the coding sequence ATGCGCCGTCTTCCGCCGCTCAACGCGCTGCAGATTTTCGAAACCGTGGCGCGCCATCGCAGCTTCACCCGTGCCGCCGATCACCTGTGCCTGACGCAAGGCGCGGTCAGCCGGCAGATCATCGCGCTCGAGGACTATTACAAATTTCCGCTGTTCAAGCGGCATGCGAAGGGCCTCACGCTCACCGCCGAAGGCGAGATGCTGCTGCCGGTCGTGAAGGAGAGCTTCGCGCGCATCGAGGAGATTTCATCGCGGCTCACGCGGCAGCGCACCGATCTCGCGCTGAAGGTGCCGACCTGCGTGATGCGCTGGATGCTGCCGAAGATCATGCGCTTCCAGGCCGAGTATCCGGAGCTGCATGTGCAGATCACGACCACGTGGCAGCACGACATCGATTTCCAGAGCGAACCGTTCGACGCGGCGATCATCTACGGTTCGTCGCCGGGCGCGGGCGTGCAGGCAGTGCCGCTATTCGAGGAACGTTTGACGCCGGTGTGCGCGCCGGATCTGCTGAACGGCAAGCCGCTCGCGCGGGTCGCGGATCTCGCGCGCCACACGCTGCTGCATCCCACCCGCGATCATCGGGACTGGAAGATGTGGCTGGCGAAGGCGGCGGAACACGGCGCGCAATCTCATGCCGACCCCGACATTGAGGTGGAAAACGGCGCGACGGTCGACCCCGAACTCGGCCCGAGCTTCGACACGCTCGACATGGCGACCAACGCGGCCTTGCAGGGCTTCGGCGTCGCGATCAGCGACCTCGCGCTGATCGAGGACGACGTCGCCGCGCGGCGTCTCGTGCGTCCGTTCGATACGGTGCTCAAGACCGGCTGGCGTTATTACTTCGTGTATCCGGATTCGGTCGCGCATCAGCCGAAGCTGAATCTGTTTCGCGACTGGATTGCCGCGCATTGGGAAGAGTAG
- a CDS encoding transporter substrate-binding domain-containing protein encodes MRHSRHSRHTRRAFATLAAVLAFTGVGALCALPSAAHADALDTIARTGTVRIGVFEDYPPFGSIGPDMKPQGYDIDVANLIGKALNAKVELVQVTGDNRMAYLADHKADMLLSVGQTPEREKVIDFSQPYAPYYLAVFGPKSLPVKNAADLAGKSISVARGTLEDLSVTKIAPPSANIKRFDDPNGAISAFLSGQVQLMVVGNDVGATILARHPANDPEQKFSLFSSPDHVGLNKNEPRLKQKVDDVIARARKDGTMNAISQKWLRAPLPADL; translated from the coding sequence ATGCGTCACTCGCGTCACTCGCGTCACACGCGCCGCGCGTTCGCCACGCTCGCCGCCGTGCTCGCGTTCACCGGCGTCGGCGCGCTGTGTGCGTTGCCCTCGGCCGCGCATGCCGATGCGCTCGATACCATCGCCAGGACCGGCACCGTGCGCATCGGCGTGTTCGAGGACTACCCGCCGTTCGGTTCGATCGGTCCGGATATGAAGCCGCAGGGCTACGACATCGACGTCGCCAATCTGATCGGCAAGGCGCTCAACGCGAAGGTCGAACTCGTGCAGGTGACGGGCGACAACCGCATGGCCTATCTCGCCGACCACAAGGCTGACATGCTGCTTTCAGTCGGCCAGACGCCCGAGCGCGAAAAGGTGATCGATTTCTCGCAGCCGTACGCGCCGTACTACCTCGCGGTTTTCGGTCCGAAGTCGCTGCCGGTGAAGAACGCCGCCGACCTCGCCGGCAAATCGATCTCGGTCGCGCGCGGCACGCTGGAAGACCTGAGCGTGACGAAGATCGCGCCGCCCAGCGCGAACATCAAAAGATTCGACGATCCCAACGGCGCAATATCGGCGTTTCTTTCTGGTCAGGTACAGTTGATGGTGGTCGGCAACGACGTCGGCGCGACGATTCTCGCGCGGCATCCGGCCAACGATCCGGAGCAGAAATTCTCGCTGTTCAGCTCGCCGGATCACGTCGGCCTGAACAAGAACGAGCCGCGTCTGAAGCAGAAAGTCGACGACGTGATCGCCCGCGCCCGCAAGGACGGCACCATGAACGCGATTTCGCAGAAGTGGCTGCGTGCGCCGTTGCCGGCGGACCTCTAA
- a CDS encoding amino acid ABC transporter permease produces the protein MTYAFDFSGFGLYAGLLARGAAVTLGLTAVSTALGGAIGIGGASIAAAGPKWARWLVASYVELIRNTPFIVQLFFVFFGLPSLGIHIDEIQAAILAMSVNLGAYAIEIVRAGIDSIPRGQVQAAQALGLHGRQVFRFVVLPQAVANVFPALLGQVLIVMLGSAVVSQISVPDLTYAANFIQSRNFRSFESYVIITVTYLVLSIVLRQLLNRFGRGLFAGRAARGNDNSSSNSSGTAPRNWRSRLMWRGARTLPTER, from the coding sequence ATGACCTATGCGTTCGATTTCAGCGGCTTCGGCCTCTACGCGGGCCTGCTCGCGCGCGGCGCGGCCGTCACGCTCGGGCTCACCGCCGTGTCCACGGCGCTCGGCGGGGCGATCGGCATCGGCGGGGCGAGCATCGCGGCGGCGGGGCCGAAATGGGCGCGCTGGCTCGTCGCGAGTTACGTCGAGCTGATCCGCAATACGCCGTTCATCGTGCAGTTGTTCTTCGTGTTCTTCGGCTTGCCGAGCCTCGGCATTCACATCGACGAAATCCAGGCGGCGATTCTGGCGATGAGCGTCAATCTCGGCGCGTACGCGATCGAGATCGTGCGCGCCGGCATCGATTCGATTCCGCGCGGTCAGGTGCAGGCAGCGCAGGCGCTCGGTCTGCACGGACGCCAGGTGTTCCGCTTCGTCGTGCTGCCGCAGGCGGTCGCCAATGTTTTTCCCGCGCTGCTCGGCCAGGTGCTGATCGTGATGCTTGGCTCGGCGGTGGTGTCGCAGATCTCCGTGCCCGATCTCACCTACGCGGCCAACTTCATCCAGTCGCGCAACTTCCGCTCGTTCGAGAGCTACGTGATCATCACCGTCACGTATCTGGTGCTGTCGATCGTGTTGCGGCAACTGCTCAATCGTTTTGGGCGCGGTCTGTTCGCGGGCCGGGCCGCGCGCGGTAACGACAATAGCAGCAGCAACAGCAGCGGCACCGCGCCGCGCAACTGGCGCAGCCGCCTGATGTGGCGCGGCGCCCGCACCCT